One genomic window of Bartonella sp. HY038 includes the following:
- a CDS encoding potassium transporter Kup encodes MADLQTADVSSDDLTEETNDHSKESFRLLLLGAIGVVYGDIGTSPIYAFREALHAGAGGKAIASEDIFGVISLIFWALALIVTVKYVIFVLRADNNGEGGILSLMALARTGFKHHGGWALGIGIIGASLFFGDAVITPAVSVLSAIEGMEIVAPDLEPIIVPLTVVVLLALFAVQRFGTGRVAVIFGPITLVWFLALGFFGLIHIVDDLSILQALLPWHGVAYIFNNPATSFAAVGAVFLAVTGAEALYADLGHFGRKPIVAAWLWVVFPCLILNYLGQGAFILSHGQAAANPFYQMLPSWALVPMILMATMATVIASQAVITGAFSMARQAVQLNILPRLEILHTSEKTLGQIYMPRINFILAVVVIALVIGFQKSTNLAAAYGIAVTGNMLVTTALLFIVMTRIWKWSLPACVALTACFLTIDILFFSANIIKIHDGGWVSIGLALIVCVVMWTWVRGTRNLMKKTRKNEVELEVIIDSLAKSQPTIVSGTAVFLTGDPKTVPTALMHSLKHYKVLHENNVILTVKTASTPRVSRVDRARVSQFNERFMLVELTFGYMEQPNIPRALALCRKLGWKFDIMTTSFFVSRRSIKTGSKPEMPRWQEKLFIKLARGASDATEYFQIPTGRVVEIGTQITV; translated from the coding sequence ATGGCTGATCTGCAAACGGCAGATGTGTCTTCTGATGACTTGACTGAAGAAACAAACGACCATTCGAAAGAGAGTTTTCGTCTCTTGCTGCTTGGTGCAATTGGTGTTGTTTATGGCGATATCGGTACCAGTCCGATTTATGCTTTCCGTGAAGCGCTCCATGCCGGCGCCGGAGGCAAGGCAATTGCCAGCGAAGATATTTTTGGGGTTATCTCCCTTATTTTTTGGGCATTAGCTCTTATTGTCACGGTTAAATATGTTATTTTCGTTTTAAGAGCTGATAATAATGGCGAAGGTGGTATTTTATCATTGATGGCCTTGGCGCGTACTGGCTTTAAACATCATGGCGGCTGGGCGCTTGGGATTGGTATCATAGGTGCGTCATTGTTTTTTGGCGATGCGGTAATTACGCCGGCAGTGTCGGTGCTTTCAGCGATTGAAGGCATGGAAATTGTCGCACCAGATCTTGAGCCAATTATTGTGCCGTTGACCGTTGTGGTATTGTTGGCACTTTTTGCCGTGCAGCGTTTTGGTACGGGGCGGGTTGCGGTTATTTTTGGCCCTATTACCCTTGTATGGTTTTTGGCCCTTGGTTTCTTTGGCCTTATTCATATTGTTGATGATTTATCTATTTTGCAAGCTTTATTACCTTGGCATGGTGTTGCTTATATTTTTAATAATCCGGCAACATCTTTTGCCGCGGTTGGCGCGGTATTTTTGGCGGTAACGGGTGCGGAAGCCCTTTATGCTGACCTTGGCCACTTTGGTAGAAAGCCAATTGTTGCGGCTTGGCTCTGGGTGGTTTTCCCATGCCTTATCCTTAATTATTTAGGGCAAGGTGCATTTATTTTAAGCCATGGGCAAGCCGCTGCCAATCCATTTTATCAAATGTTACCAAGTTGGGCATTAGTACCAATGATTTTAATGGCGACAATGGCAACTGTTATTGCTAGCCAAGCTGTCATTACTGGTGCTTTTTCTATGGCGCGCCAAGCTGTACAATTAAACATTTTGCCACGTTTGGAAATTTTGCATACATCTGAAAAAACCCTTGGCCAAATTTATATGCCAAGGATAAACTTCATTTTGGCAGTTGTTGTTATCGCATTGGTTATCGGTTTCCAAAAATCCACCAATTTGGCAGCCGCCTATGGCATTGCCGTTACCGGTAACATGCTTGTAACGACCGCCCTTCTTTTCATTGTGATGACTCGTATTTGGAAATGGAGCCTGCCTGCTTGTGTCGCTTTAACAGCTTGTTTCTTAACAATCGATATTTTGTTTTTCTCGGCTAATATTATTAAAATCCATGATGGTGGCTGGGTGTCAATCGGTCTTGCGCTCATTGTTTGTGTGGTTATGTGGACTTGGGTGCGTGGTACGCGCAACTTAATGAAGAAGACGCGCAAAAATGAAGTAGAACTTGAGGTTATTATTGATAGTCTTGCAAAAAGCCAGCCAACTATAGTCTCAGGTACTGCAGTTTTCTTGACCGGTGACCCAAAAACGGTGCCCACCGCGCTTATGCATAGCTTGAAGCATTATAAGGTCTTGCATGAAAATAATGTTATTCTTACCGTTAAAACTGCTTCAACGCCGCGAGTTAGCCGAGTTGATCGCGCAAGGGTTTCGCAATTTAACGAACGTTTCATGCTAGTAGAACTAACCTTTGGTTATATGGAGCAGCCTAATATTCCACGCGCTTTAGCATTATGCCGTAAGCTTGGTTGGAAGTTTGACATTATGACAACATCATTCTTTGTGTCGCGGCGTTCTATCAAAACAGGTAGCAAGCCTGAAATGCCGCGTTGGCAAGAAAAATTATTTATCAAGCTTGCTCGTGGTGCCTCTGATGCAACAGAATATTTTCAAATTCCGACCGGCCGTGTTGTTGAAATTGGTACGCAAATTACAGTGTAA
- a CDS encoding 50S ribosomal protein L25/general stress protein Ctc, whose translation MSKGYTLKAEKRDRVGKGSSRELRRNGLIPAVIYGDKQEPIAISVPYKEVFYKIHGGGFRTTVATIDLDGKKIQVLPKDYQLNPVSDAPLHVDFLRVSAKSVVEVNVPVHFINEEAAPGIKRGGVLNVVRHDVELLAPANAIPEAITVDLTGYEIGDSIHISAVKLPAKVETVIQDRDFTIATIVAPAALTSEEAAEEAAASE comes from the coding sequence ATGAGTAAGGGCTATACACTCAAGGCCGAGAAGCGCGATCGGGTTGGTAAGGGGTCCTCCCGCGAACTTCGCCGCAACGGTCTTATTCCTGCAGTCATCTATGGTGACAAGCAAGAACCAATTGCAATTTCCGTTCCCTATAAGGAAGTTTTCTACAAGATTCACGGTGGCGGTTTCCGTACAACTGTTGCAACTATCGATCTTGATGGTAAAAAAATTCAAGTATTGCCTAAGGATTATCAACTTAATCCAGTAAGCGACGCGCCTCTTCATGTTGATTTCTTGCGCGTTTCCGCAAAGTCAGTTGTTGAAGTAAACGTTCCTGTGCATTTCATCAATGAAGAAGCTGCCCCTGGTATTAAGCGCGGCGGCGTTCTCAATGTTGTTCGTCACGATGTTGAACTTTTGGCTCCAGCAAATGCAATTCCAGAAGCAATTACGGTTGACCTTACTGGTTATGAAATTGGTGATTCTATCCATATTTCTGCAGTTAAATTGCCTGCAAAAGTTGAAACCGTTATCCAAGATCGCGATTTCACCATTGCAACAATCGTAGCTCCTGCTGCTCTTACATCTGAAGAAGCTGCTGAAGAAGCTGCTGCAAGCGAATAA
- the metF gene encoding methylenetetrahydrofolate reductase [NAD(P)H] — MASYGLSRRNNIGENLKVSFEFFPPKSEKMEEMLWQTVERLAPLQPEFVSVTYGAGGSTRERTARTVERIINETGLTTAAHLTCVDATRDEVDQVVREFAALGIRRFVALRGDPANGIGGTYEPTKGGYFNAADLVGGLKAIDPDFDISVSAYPEKHPESPDFATDIELLKRKIDNGATRAITQAFFDNNLYESYVERVRRAGIYIPILPGILPIHNFWQVRNFCSRNGTHVPDWLAQRFEGLENDPKTHGLVAAAVAAEQVVDLVERGITDFHFYTLNRADLVYAICHLIGIRPKAKKEV, encoded by the coding sequence ATGGCATCTTATGGGTTGTCCCGCCGTAATAATATTGGCGAGAATCTCAAAGTTTCTTTCGAATTTTTTCCACCCAAAAGCGAAAAAATGGAAGAAATGCTATGGCAAACAGTTGAGCGGCTTGCCCCATTGCAGCCAGAATTTGTATCAGTAACCTATGGTGCAGGTGGTTCAACCCGTGAGCGTACGGCGCGCACTGTTGAGCGGATTATTAACGAAACGGGTCTTACAACTGCGGCGCATTTAACCTGTGTTGACGCTACGCGTGACGAGGTAGATCAGGTAGTACGTGAATTTGCTGCCCTTGGCATTCGACGCTTTGTGGCGTTGCGGGGCGATCCAGCTAATGGTATTGGCGGCACTTATGAGCCAACCAAAGGCGGATATTTTAATGCCGCTGATTTGGTTGGTGGTTTAAAGGCCATTGATCCAGATTTTGATATTTCGGTGTCTGCCTATCCAGAAAAACATCCAGAAAGTCCAGATTTTGCAACCGATATTGAATTATTAAAACGCAAAATCGATAATGGCGCGACCCGCGCGATTACGCAGGCATTTTTTGACAATAATTTATATGAAAGCTATGTTGAAAGAGTGAGACGTGCTGGAATTTATATCCCAATTTTACCCGGTATCTTACCTATTCATAATTTTTGGCAGGTGAGGAATTTTTGTTCACGCAATGGCACTCATGTGCCAGATTGGCTTGCTCAGCGCTTTGAAGGATTGGAAAATGACCCAAAAACTCATGGCCTTGTTGCAGCCGCAGTAGCCGCTGAGCAGGTAGTTGACCTTGTTGAGCGTGGTATTACCGATTTTCATTTTTATACACTAAACCGTGCCGATCTTGTTTATGCTATTTGCCACCTTATCGGCATTCGTCCCAAGGCAAAAAAAGAGGTTTAA
- a CDS encoding pyridoxine 5'-phosphate synthase — MTKLSVNLNAIALLRNRRDLPWPDLLHFARIVLDAGAVGITVHPRPDERHVRFSDLKDIRKLLDNDYKGREFNIEGFPTDHFLGLVEENGADQVTLVPDAPQQSTSDHGWDFEANADRLAPIIARLKKNKIRISLFADPEPKGLDIAAKLGADRVEFFTGPYGATFNDEKQQKIELQRLQQASETAKQNGLAINAGHDLTVANLPPLIKAVPYIAEASIGHALIADALEYGMNMTVKRFIDAMSQQ; from the coding sequence ATGACGAAATTATCGGTTAATCTTAATGCCATTGCTCTACTACGCAATCGGCGGGATTTGCCTTGGCCAGACCTTTTGCACTTTGCCCGCATTGTTTTAGACGCTGGCGCTGTTGGCATTACGGTTCATCCGCGTCCCGATGAGCGTCACGTGCGATTTAGCGACCTTAAAGACATCCGTAAATTATTGGATAATGATTATAAAGGCCGTGAATTTAATATTGAAGGCTTCCCAACTGATCATTTTTTAGGTTTAGTTGAAGAAAATGGTGCAGACCAAGTAACTCTTGTGCCTGATGCGCCCCAGCAATCAACATCAGATCACGGTTGGGACTTTGAAGCAAATGCCGATCGTCTTGCACCCATCATTGCGCGACTCAAAAAGAATAAAATTCGTATATCACTTTTTGCCGATCCTGAACCAAAGGGACTCGATATAGCCGCTAAATTAGGGGCAGATCGGGTCGAGTTTTTCACAGGTCCATATGGTGCAACTTTTAACGATGAAAAACAGCAAAAAATAGAATTGCAACGTTTACAGCAAGCATCTGAAACTGCTAAACAAAATGGTCTTGCAATTAATGCTGGCCATGATCTCACCGTTGCTAATTTACCACCATTGATAAAGGCCGTACCTTACATTGCAGAAGCATCAATTGGGCATGCCCTTATTGCAGATGCGCTAGAATATGGTATGAATATGACTGTGAAGCGCTTTATTGACGCTATGTCACAGCAATAA
- a CDS encoding autotransporter domain-containing protein encodes MRKKLILKTSYAIGALLIPTLFSTTTTLASDINKDAYQLNLFGFNIAGKTYDTESAFINWVYNFQPDALLIQEDKQNTANKIAKEALDRQGLSSLTITGSRLPAVDDQTIRSLIEGEAFYTDSYRYNPVRNSATGQYELIKIYEPRPTIRLQKAGQSFEVMSVHFKGDDRSVGTNARRNIVEDAKLINELIDKKGIPTIMGGDFNAGDISATGLIPNQTYPNTNNLPVTMNIIKQSAQLLQSESEREPYRYQQDSDGSYTWPNPGYPCSQTRGCWGGAQRWERVKIDHFIINRPYAKWFFDAKTDADLEADAQLRALNNQGALSDHSPITAKMGWVMPVSKEIESGNSAAGIGLTFDIKLQEQLAIAGDKAPWYNGEKKEFYLSRTNNRRDVYLGQISDENGKPTLTQADITNALNLNDPEIRQQLALKTGLDFDNDANAAFKIQLDCSDAGHLSLSGASAYCTDDHSRFKAIDIKDGQTVVYDEEAALGDIDGVITLNDGGLRTKGSDDLWAINKPAIDTITRAITLNGNGWINITDIDDVVTANGIISGDGHFIKRGDGTLVLNAANVYKGNTTIEAGILRAGSANSFVQNQAYIINNGTLDLNDYDLTVSSFAGLGGDVLLGSANLTINQDIDTEFSGNITGTGGLNKASQGTIILNGSNSYKGDTNIFAGKVQYGNGSHENISDIGGNINVNAAATLAIFSPSTVHVDKTISLFENSILEISDSRMGSSDFGNLTAQNIVIQDNVTFNLSGINENSAFNRVLFSANEGIDGEFKTINIGGFNGEVDYLNLHVKKSGDDTKYYATYDLSWYANTSSTHGTFTLANSENHFTLDTVLSDVISNNGNWDGKSLTKMGHGTLILNQDNTYSGQTIINAGTLQLGNGANSGSVIGEIINNGTLAINRNDENLIISQAISGSGNVKLIGNGTTIFSATNSYAGPTDINAGKLILGASKEFANSAQIAGNVNISSGATLAGHGRVLGHVQVFDGGIISPGNSIGTLTVGSITFDKGSTYGVEMNASGDSDLIKVMGRATINGGKIEILSSASDWDFNKIYTFIDADGGISGSFDTIDAASLFLTARLIYTDPQKLQFGIVRDNQVFINVGTTHNQKNTGYGIAKLNDQHAILQAMLKFTDEHQARTAYDNLSGEIYSSTRSGLILNNRYLRDALNKRMLSESRLPSTEPIWFSMWGHGGKIDGNHNAASINNKGWGLALGFDGEVNDNLFAGIALGYDRGEFDGGRNSKSEADSFHVSGYGATEFNTIKLRSGVSYSYIDGEASRNIWVPGLRSEAKSDINGWQVQLFADMSKDFKLSDNAVLSPYANIAHIWLNLDDIKERNSNAALHSHGDRDNITFTTLGIRSELQIATLLPVALYGDIGWQHAFGDIDGKIINNFQNTSTSFAIKGVGIDEDMAIISTGFNVRLNENNTISLGYNGQLGSKTKAHAATAEWKVRF; translated from the coding sequence ATGCGAAAAAAATTAATTCTAAAAACATCTTACGCCATTGGTGCATTACTTATTCCAACGCTTTTTAGCACCACCACTACACTAGCGTCAGATATTAATAAGGATGCGTATCAGCTTAATCTCTTTGGTTTTAATATTGCAGGTAAAACTTACGATACAGAGAGTGCCTTTATTAACTGGGTATACAACTTTCAGCCTGATGCGTTATTAATTCAAGAAGACAAACAAAATACCGCGAATAAAATAGCTAAGGAAGCTCTTGATAGGCAAGGTCTTTCCTCTTTAACTATCACAGGATCAAGATTACCAGCCGTCGATGATCAAACTATTAGGTCATTAATTGAAGGTGAGGCATTTTATACAGACAGCTACCGCTATAATCCAGTTAGAAATAGCGCGACAGGCCAATATGAATTAATAAAAATATATGAGCCACGTCCGACCATTCGCCTTCAAAAAGCCGGACAAAGCTTTGAAGTTATGTCTGTACATTTTAAAGGCGACGATCGTTCGGTTGGAACCAATGCCCGCCGTAATATTGTTGAAGATGCAAAGCTTATAAATGAATTAATTGATAAAAAAGGCATTCCTACAATTATGGGAGGTGATTTTAATGCTGGTGATATATCGGCAACAGGTTTAATACCTAATCAGACCTATCCCAATACTAATAATCTCCCCGTCACAATGAATATTATTAAACAAAGTGCCCAATTACTCCAATCAGAGAGTGAGCGCGAACCCTATCGTTACCAACAAGACAGCGATGGATCATATACGTGGCCAAATCCTGGTTATCCATGCAGTCAAACAAGAGGATGCTGGGGAGGCGCACAACGTTGGGAACGCGTTAAAATCGATCACTTTATAATTAATAGACCTTACGCCAAATGGTTTTTTGATGCCAAAACAGATGCGGATCTTGAAGCTGATGCACAGCTAAGAGCCTTAAATAATCAAGGGGCTCTATCAGATCACAGCCCAATTACAGCTAAAATGGGTTGGGTTATGCCGGTTTCTAAAGAAATTGAAAGTGGTAATTCTGCCGCCGGCATTGGTCTTACATTTGATATAAAACTCCAAGAACAATTAGCCATAGCCGGTGATAAGGCACCTTGGTATAATGGAGAAAAGAAGGAATTTTATCTATCGCGTACCAATAATCGTCGCGATGTTTATCTTGGCCAAATTTCTGATGAAAATGGTAAGCCAACTTTAACCCAAGCAGATATTACAAATGCATTAAATTTAAACGATCCAGAAATTCGTCAGCAATTAGCCCTAAAAACCGGCTTGGATTTTGATAATGATGCTAATGCCGCCTTTAAAATCCAACTTGATTGTTCTGATGCTGGGCACTTATCATTAAGCGGAGCAAGTGCTTATTGTACCGATGATCATAGTCGCTTCAAAGCAATCGACATTAAAGATGGGCAAACGGTGGTTTATGATGAGGAGGCAGCCCTTGGTGATATCGATGGAGTAATCACCTTAAATGACGGCGGGCTTAGAACCAAAGGCAGTGATGATCTTTGGGCAATAAATAAGCCAGCCATTGATACAATAACGCGTGCAATAACTCTTAATGGTAATGGTTGGATCAACATAACTGATATTGATGATGTTGTTACGGCCAATGGTATCATTTCAGGAGACGGCCATTTTATAAAACGTGGTGATGGTACCTTAGTTTTAAATGCCGCCAATGTTTATAAAGGAAACACCACTATTGAGGCGGGTATTTTAAGGGCAGGCTCAGCAAATTCCTTTGTGCAAAATCAGGCTTATATTATCAATAATGGTACGTTAGATTTAAATGATTATGACCTTACTGTAAGCTCTTTCGCTGGCCTTGGTGGTGATGTTTTGCTTGGATCAGCGAATTTAACAATTAATCAAGATATTGATACTGAGTTTTCTGGTAATATAACCGGTACAGGCGGGCTCAATAAGGCAAGTCAGGGTACTATTATTTTAAATGGTAGCAATTCTTACAAAGGTGATACCAATATTTTTGCTGGCAAAGTGCAATATGGCAATGGTTCTCATGAAAATATCAGCGATATTGGTGGAAATATCAATGTCAATGCCGCAGCAACCTTAGCAATTTTTTCCCCTAGCACTGTTCATGTTGATAAAACAATATCATTGTTTGAGAATTCAATTTTAGAAATATCAGACAGCCGTATGGGATCATCGGACTTTGGTAATTTGACAGCTCAAAACATTGTAATACAGGATAATGTTACATTTAATTTATCCGGAATAAATGAAAATTCTGCATTTAATCGGGTGTTATTTAGCGCCAATGAAGGCATTGATGGCGAATTTAAAACAATCAATATTGGTGGTTTTAATGGTGAGGTAGATTATTTAAATCTCCATGTCAAAAAATCTGGTGATGATACAAAGTACTATGCCACATATGACTTAAGTTGGTATGCTAATACCTCCTCAACCCATGGTACATTTACCCTTGCCAATAGTGAAAACCATTTTACGCTTGATACCGTTTTGAGTGATGTCATTTCCAATAATGGTAATTGGGACGGTAAAAGCTTAACTAAAATGGGGCACGGGACACTTATTCTTAATCAGGATAATACTTATAGCGGCCAAACAATCATTAATGCTGGTACATTGCAATTGGGTAATGGTGCCAATAGTGGCTCGGTAATTGGTGAAATTATTAATAATGGCACCTTAGCAATTAATCGCAATGATGAAAATTTGATAATAAGCCAGGCAATTTCTGGTTCTGGAAATGTGAAACTCATTGGCAATGGCACAACCATATTCTCGGCAACCAATAGCTATGCAGGACCAACAGATATTAATGCCGGCAAGTTAATTTTAGGTGCAAGCAAAGAGTTTGCAAATAGTGCACAAATTGCGGGTAATGTTAATATTAGCTCTGGCGCGACACTTGCTGGACATGGTCGGGTTCTTGGTCATGTTCAGGTTTTTGATGGTGGTATTATATCACCTGGTAACTCTATCGGCACTTTAACAGTTGGTTCGATTACCTTTGATAAAGGATCAACCTATGGCGTTGAAATGAATGCATCAGGTGATAGCGATCTCATAAAGGTAATGGGACGGGCAACAATTAATGGCGGAAAAATTGAAATTTTAAGCAGTGCTTCCGATTGGGATTTTAATAAAATATACACGTTCATTGATGCTGATGGTGGTATATCGGGTAGTTTTGATACGATTGATGCCGCATCCTTGTTCCTCACTGCAAGGCTTATTTACACTGACCCACAAAAACTACAATTTGGCATTGTTCGTGATAATCAGGTATTTATAAATGTTGGTACAACCCATAACCAAAAAAATACCGGATATGGCATAGCAAAGCTTAATGATCAGCATGCTATTTTACAGGCAATGCTTAAATTTACCGATGAACATCAAGCGCGCACCGCTTATGATAATTTATCTGGTGAGATTTATAGCTCTACCCGTTCTGGGCTTATTTTAAACAATCGCTATCTGCGCGATGCATTAAATAAACGTATGCTATCTGAAAGCCGTCTTCCTTCTACAGAACCAATATGGTTCTCCATGTGGGGCCATGGTGGTAAAATAGATGGTAACCATAATGCTGCATCGATAAACAATAAGGGGTGGGGTCTCGCTTTAGGATTTGATGGCGAAGTGAATGATAATCTTTTTGCTGGTATTGCTTTAGGGTATGACCGTGGTGAATTTGATGGTGGAAGAAATTCTAAAAGTGAAGCAGATTCATTCCATGTCAGCGGTTATGGCGCAACTGAATTTAATACGATTAAATTACGAAGTGGCGTTTCTTATAGCTATATTGATGGGGAAGCAAGCCGTAATATCTGGGTTCCTGGTTTAAGAAGTGAAGCCAAAAGCGATATTAATGGTTGGCAAGTTCAATTATTTGCCGATATGTCAAAGGATTTTAAATTATCCGATAACGCAGTTTTATCCCCCTATGCCAATATTGCCCATATTTGGTTAAACCTTGATGATATAAAGGAGCGTAACAGTAACGCGGCACTTCATAGTCATGGTGATAGAGATAATATCACTTTCACAACTTTAGGTATTCGTAGTGAATTACAAATTGCTACGTTACTGCCTGTTGCTCTTTATGGTGATATTGGTTGGCAACATGCTTTTGGTGATATCGATGGCAAGATTATCAATAATTTCCAAAATACGAGCACCAGCTTTGCAATCAAAGGCGTAGGTATAGATGAAGATATGGCCATTATATCAACTGGCTTTAATGTTAGGCTTAATGAAAATAACACTATTTCGCTTGGCTATAATGGGCAATTGGGATCAAAAACAAAGGCCCATGCTGCAACAGCTGAATGGAAGGTAAGATTTTAA
- a CDS encoding ATP-binding protein has translation MKVDINMGVATKDVALGKAAPATLDLEELLATRLLVQGNSGSGKSHLLRRLLEQSADWVQQCIIDPEGDFVTLADRFGHVVVEATRTENELTRIAGRIRQHRVSVVLNLEGLDAEQQMRAAAAFLGGLFDAERDYWYPMLVVVDEAQLFAPAAAGEVSDEARKVSLGAMTNLMCRGRKRGLAGVIATQRLAKLAKNVAAEASNFLMGRTFLDIDMARAADLLGMERRQAEMFRDLERGHFIALGPALSRRPFPIKIGDVETSARSSSPKLMPLPDAPVDAQELIFTPLPSEIRIAPRRPAPVPPPKPTSEILEEVVRMRQEEPEDEAPLFPEIGKAEKEAQFESVMRDIVNDPDAAYRSVAVLYQDFLVRCRIHRVPGEPLDLAQFRRKLAVAQASIDDETASGEGWQQALELSKTLTDDVQGVFLTVAQAAVTGAPCPGDATLARIYGTYSHSRARRLLTYFEERGLVVVRTDFSGKRIVVFPDLGLETAAGDPEQPDDVTSGQPTAAE, from the coding sequence ATGAAAGTTGATATCAATATGGGTGTGGCGACCAAGGATGTTGCTTTGGGGAAAGCAGCACCAGCAACGCTTGATCTTGAAGAGCTTTTGGCAACCCGCCTTTTGGTGCAGGGTAACTCTGGCTCAGGCAAGTCACATCTTTTACGCCGTCTTCTTGAGCAAAGCGCTGATTGGGTACAACAATGTATCATTGATCCTGAAGGTGATTTTGTAACTCTTGCCGATCGATTCGGCCATGTGGTGGTGGAAGCCACGCGCACGGAAAATGAATTGACCCGCATTGCGGGTCGTATCCGCCAACACCGTGTATCAGTTGTGTTAAACCTTGAAGGATTAGATGCCGAGCAACAAATGCGTGCTGCTGCTGCCTTTTTGGGCGGTCTTTTTGATGCCGAACGCGATTATTGGTATCCGATGTTGGTGGTGGTGGATGAAGCGCAGCTTTTTGCCCCTGCCGCTGCCGGCGAAGTTTCTGATGAAGCCCGTAAAGTTTCACTTGGCGCGATGACCAATTTAATGTGTCGCGGCCGTAAACGCGGCCTTGCTGGTGTTATTGCAACGCAGCGCCTTGCAAAACTTGCAAAAAATGTTGCGGCGGAAGCCTCCAATTTTTTGATGGGGCGTACCTTTCTTGATATTGATATGGCACGCGCTGCCGATCTTCTTGGCATGGAACGCCGACAAGCCGAAATGTTCCGTGATCTTGAGCGTGGGCATTTTATTGCCCTTGGCCCTGCTTTATCGCGCCGACCATTTCCAATTAAAATTGGGGATGTGGAAACCTCGGCTCGTTCATCCAGCCCTAAATTAATGCCACTGCCTGATGCACCTGTTGATGCACAGGAATTAATCTTTACACCTTTGCCAAGTGAAATTCGCATAGCCCCGCGCCGGCCTGCGCCAGTGCCCCCTCCAAAGCCTACTTCTGAAATATTAGAAGAAGTTGTACGGATGCGCCAAGAAGAGCCAGAGGACGAAGCTCCCCTCTTTCCAGAAATTGGTAAGGCAGAAAAAGAGGCACAATTCGAAAGTGTCATGCGCGACATTGTTAATGATCCTGATGCAGCCTACCGCTCGGTTGCGGTACTTTATCAAGATTTTCTTGTCCGCTGCCGCATTCACCGTGTACCCGGGGAGCCGCTTGATCTTGCACAGTTTCGTCGCAAATTAGCGGTTGCGCAAGCTAGTATTGATGATGAGACCGCATCAGGAGAAGGCTGGCAACAGGCGCTTGAATTATCCAAAACCTTGACCGATGATGTGCAAGGCGTATTTTTAACCGTTGCACAAGCCGCTGTTACAGGCGCCCCCTGCCCCGGCGACGCAACACTTGCTCGTATTTATGGCACTTATTCCCATTCTCGCGCGCGCCGTTTGCTTACCTATTTTGAAGAGCGCGGTCTTGTGGTCGTGCGTACCGATTTTTCAGGTAAGCGCATTGTTGTTTTTCCAGACCTTGGCTTAGAAACTGCAGCAGGTGATCCAGAGCAGCCTGATGATGTGACATCTGGCCAACCAACTGCGGCTGAATAA